GCCGGGGCACATATTGTGTTTTCTGGCTTGTGCTTTTTAGTAGCTATCTGGCATTGGGTATATTGGGATCTAGACGTATTCTGTGATTCCCGTACAGGAAAACCTTCTTTAGATTTGCCTAAGATTTTTGGAATTCATTTATTCCTCTCAGGAGCAGCTTGTTTCGGATTCAGAGCGTTTCATGTAACGGGTTTGTATGGCCCTGGAATATGGGTGTCTGATCCTTATGGACTAACTGGAAAAATACAGCCTGTAAATCCGGCATGGGGAGCTGAAGGTTTTGATCCTTTTGTTTCGGGAGGAATAGCTTCTCATCATATTGCAGCAGGTATATTGGGTATATTAGCAGGTCTATTCCATCTCAGTGTTCGTCCTCCCCAACGTTTATACAAAGGATTACGTATGGGGAATATTGAAACTGTCGAATTATTTGGTCCTACTCATTACTAGTGGGATCAGGGATACTTCCAACAAGAAATAGATCGACGAGTTCATGCCGGTCTGGCTGAAAATCTGAGTCTATCAGAAGCTTGGTCAAAAATTCCCGAAAAACTTGCTTTTTATGATTACATTGGGAATAATCTAGCTAAAGGGGGGTTATTCAGGGCAGGTGCAATGGACAATGGAGATGGAATTGCTGTTGGTTGGTTAGGACACCCTATTTTCAAAGATAAAAATGGACATGAGCTTTTTGTACGTCGTATGCCTACCTTTTTCGAAACATTTCCAGTCGttctagtagatgaagaaggaattgtgAAAGCCGATGTTCCTTTTAGGAGAGCAAAATCAAAATATAGTGTTGAACAAGTAGGTGTAACTGTTGAGTTCTATGGTGGTGAACTTGATGGAGTTAGTTTTGGTGATCCTGCAATAGTCAAAAAATATGCTAGACGGGCACAATTAGGTGAAATTTTTGAGTTAGATCGTGCTACTTTGAAATCGGATGGTGTTTTTTGGAGTAGCCCAAGGGGTTGGTTTACTTTTGGGCATGCtacattttctcttcttttctttatgAAGCATGGCTAGGCGATCCTACTCACATTAAACCTAGTGCTCAGGTAGTTTGGCCGATAGTAGGCCAAGAAATTTTGAATGGAGATGTGGGTGGAGGTTTTCGAGGAATACAAATAACCTCTGGGTTCTTCCAGATTTGGCAAGCATCTGGAATAACTAGTGAATTGCAACTTTACTGCACCGCAATTGGTGCATTGATCTTTGCATCATTAATTCTTTTTGCTGGTTGGTTCCATTATCACAAAGCTGCTCCAAAATTGACTTGGTTCCAAGATGTAGAATCCATGTTGAACCACCATTTAGCAGGGTTACTAGGACTTGGCTCTCTATCTTGGGCAGGACACCAAATACACGTTTCTTTACCTATTAATCAACTCTTAGATGCTGGAGTGGACCCTAAAGAGATACCACTTCCTCATGAGTTTATTTTTAATCGTGAGCTTTTAGCTCAACTTTATCCCATTTTTGCTAAGGGATTGACCCCATTTTTCACCCTGAATTGGTCGGAATATTCAGATTTTTTGACTTTTCGTGGAGGACTCAACCCAGTAACGGGGGGTCTGTGGCTGACCGATACTGCACACCACCATTTGGCTATTGCAGTTCTTTTTCTAATCGCTGGTCATATGTATAGAACCAATTGGGTTATTGGTCATAACCTCAAGGATATTTTGGAAGCTCATAAAGGTCAATTTACAGGGGAAGGACATAAAGGTCTTTATGAGATCTTAACTACTTCATGGCATGCTCAATTAGCTCTTAACCTAGCTATGTTAGGGTCTTTAACTATTGTCGTAGCTCACCATATGTATTCTATGCCTCCCTATCCATATCTAGCTACTGACTATGGTACCCAACTGTCTCTGTTCACGCACCATATGTGGATTGGTGGATTTCTCATAGTTGGCGCTGCTGCACATGCAACTATTTTTATGGTAAGAGACTATGATCCGACTACTCAATACAACAATCTTTTAGACCATGTTTTGAGACATCTTGATGCAATCGTATCACACCTCAACTGGGCATGTATTTTCTTAGGTTTCCATAGTTTTGGTCTATATATTCATAATGATACTATGAGTGCTTTAGGACATCCTAAAGATATGTTTTCAGATACTGCTATACAATTACAACCTATCTTTGCTCAATGGGTGCAAAACACTCATTCTTTAGCACCCAGTTTGATAGCTCCTGATGCAACAACAAGCACCAGCTTAACCTAGGGAGGTGGCGATTTGGTAGCAGTAGGTGCCAAAGTGTCTTTGTTACCTATTCCATTAGGAACTGCAAATTTTTTAGTACACCATATTCATGCATTTACTATCCATGTGACCGTATTAATATTACTGAAAGGTGTTTTATTTGCTCGCAATTCTTGTTTTATTTATCTTCAGTTGCTCTAATGAATCGAAATGACCAGTGACTAATGGAACCTCTTGTCGGCTTTCTGTGAAAAACTCATTTGGTCGAGGGCTCCCGAATACATCATAAGCTAAACCCGTACTGACAAATAACCAACTTGCAATGAATAGAGAAGGTATAGTAATGCTGTTGATAACCCAGTATCGAATACTAGTAATAATGTCAGCAAAAGCGCGTTCTCCCGTATTCCCAGACATGCTAAGCTCCCTATATTATTGTAAAATCAAGGGTAAATTGATCCCATGAAAGAAAGAGATCAGGAAATGGAAAATTACTGATATCTTCTACAATCTTTGCTTGATTTTCAATATGATACCAAGGGTATATTTGAAGTATACTAAGTATAGCTAGCCTGCTTCTAACATAGCAATATAATTTTCCTTAACATTAAAAGAGAGCAGGATAGAACCATCCTGCTAGTTGCCAGTTACTCCAGCTCTGTTTGATCAACTTaattcaaacatttttttttttactgAACAGAAATGAGAGAATCTCGCATATTTCAATTTAATAATAGCTTCCGGAAGGAACCCTATCTCTATATTGCAACAATTGGATATACGGATTATGGGGAAATTAATTTCATTTGAGCATTAATAATTGTAATGGCTCTCACTTCCACAGGTTACTTTATCACTCGAATACACGCATATTGTTTTAAGAAGATTAAGGAGTATCATTCATTATAAATACAACTCATTTAAAATATtatactttttctttttctattttgtttttatgtTATTTATATTATGTGTTTATAATACTATATGAACTTAATGACTTCTGTAGATAGCACTTCGAAGTGTCAACGACCAAAGTGTTATTCCTCTTATGAATAAAAAGAAATCGATGAATAGTGGAAATTATCTTGATCGAATTGTAACTATGTTATTCTATTCCTATTTTCCTTTAGAAGTTCTTTTACAAAAAAAGGATTTCAGGTTTTACTAAAAAAACCTGCCCTTAAAATTAAAGGGGCATATGGAAAAAGTGAATACATTTATAGCGTACCGTGTTTTTACTATGCTTGGCGGTAGCAAATTTTTTTTTCGTTCTAAAGACCAGTAGAGATAATGTAAGGTGATTTAATCAGAATCATTGTCAAATTCATTCATCTAATACTTGATATTAGACTATTACGTAGGATAAATTGTAAAATTACTACACAATTGGTATTTATTTTATATATGAGTGGGAGATTTCATCTTCACTTTTTTTATAACATAATACCTTTTTATTGTCTATTCTCTCTATGTTTGTTCATAACATTAACAATTGTTAGATATTCCATTCTAACTTTGTATGTATTTATTTAAACTCTTTTTTCTGCTCCTAGATAAAAAAATTGAGGTAATTGCCTGACAAAAATACGTATCAATCATTGCTTTTTTTCATCAATCTCTTCCATGCTTACTATAATTAGTTATTTTGGTTTTTTATTAGCTTTGCTTATTTTCACCTCAGTCCTATTCATCGGGTTAAGCAGTATATGacttatttgaaataaaataaaaccctCAATAGGGATTGAGATTCCGAGTCAATTTGAGGTACTATGTAGATTAGCTATTAATCCTTACCtattcttttttaataaaaaaaaatatgattgaaGTTTTGTTATCCGGAATTGTGTTAGGTCTAATTCCTATAACTTTGGCTGGAAAGAGCTACCGGCTTATCCCTCCATCGAACTAAATTAGCCAAAGGTGTGCGTTCATGAGCCCATGCAAGAGTTTCAATCAGTTCTTGCCAATATCCACGCCAAGAAATAAGAAACATAAATCCAGTAGCCCAAACAAGATGCCCAAATAAGAACATCCACGCCCATACAGATAAACTGTTCATACCAAAAGGATTGTATCCATTAATTAGTTGTGAAGAATTTAACCAAAGATAATCTCTTAACCATCCCATTAAATAAGTGGAAGACTCATTAAATTGAGCTACATTTCCCTGCCATAAGGTAATATGCTTCCAATGCCAATAGAAAGTAACCCATCCAATGGTATTCAACATCCAGAAAACTGCTAAATAAAAAGCATCCCAGGCCAAAATATCGCAAGTACCGCCCCGTCTCGGACCATCGCAAGGAAAACTATAACCAAAATCTTTCTTATCAGGCATTAGCTTAGAACCGCGCGCATCTAAAGCACCTTTTACTAAAATCAATGTAGTTGTATGCAAACCTAGAGCAATAGCATGATGAACCAAAAAGTCTCTGGGACCAATTGTTAAGAACAGTGAATTTTTATTATCGTTAATAGCACTCAACCAACCGGGTAACCATAAGCTTTTGCCAGCATTGAATGCTGGATCATTTGCTGAAGATAAGAGTACATCAAAACCATATAAGGTCTTACCATGAGCAGATTGTATCCATTGAGCAAATATGGGTTCAACCAAGATTTGCTTTTCTGGAGTACCAAAAGCGAGCATAACATCATTATGAACATAAAGTCCCAAGGTATGAAAACCTAGGAATAAACTAACCCAACTCAAATGAGAGATTATGGCTTCCTTATGCTCCAACATTCTCGCCAATACATTATCCTTATTCTGTTCTGGATTATAATCTCTAATGAGAAATATAGCTCCATGAGCAAATGCCCCTGTCATAATGAATCTGGCAATGTATTGATGATGAGTATACAATGCAGCTTGGGTAGTAAAATCTTGTGCTATGAATGCATAGGCAGGTAAAGAATACATGTGTTGAGCTACCAAGGAAGTAACAACTCCCAAAGAAGCTAGAGCAAGACCTAATTGAAAGTGAAGAGAATTATTGATTGTGTTGTAAAGACCCTTATGCCCGCATCCTAATAAGCCTTTCGGAGGAACATGTGCTTCTAAAATATCTTTTATACTGTGTCCAATCCC
This genomic stretch from Cryptomeria japonica chromosome 8, Sugi_1.0, whole genome shotgun sequence harbors:
- the LOC131064668 gene encoding photosystem I P700 chlorophyll a apoprotein A2-like: MAGANKKSIEEIQGLIDAHERFGEELKSEFDECKEITQYGFVELTDQNGEIKDKDKWLLECQTLLSVSLDVAHSDGSNPSVPGGTVLLKKEIRRKKILFFIAGHMYRTNFGIGHSIKDILEAHVPPKGLLGCGHKGLYNTINNSLHFQLGLALASLGVVTSLVAQHMYSLPAYAFIAQDFTTQAALYTHHQYIARFIMTGAFAHGAIFLIRDYNPEQNKDNVLARMLEHKEAIISHLSWVSLFLGFHTLGLYVHNDVMLAFGTPEKQILVEPIFAQWIQSAHGKTLYGFDVLLSSANDPAFNAGKSLWLPGWLSAINDNKNSLFLTIGPRDFLVHHAIALGLHTTTLILVKGALDARGSKLMPDKKDFGYSFPCDGPRRGGTCDILAWDAFYLAVFWMLNTIGWVTFYWHWKHITLWQGNVAQFNESSTYLMGWLRDYLWLNSSQLINGYNPFGMNSLSVWAWMFLFGHLVWATGFMFLISWRGYWQELIETLAWAHERTPLANLVRWRDKPVALSSQSYRN